The Deinococcus roseus genome contains a region encoding:
- the ygfZ gene encoding CAF17-like 4Fe-4S cluster assembly/insertion protein YgfZ, whose amino-acid sequence MVRYTRIPSSSLRVTGQDRLDFLTGQMTGNLKSALTPGRVPSLFLNVKGQIEQVAQVYRRESDLYVHLPEDEAAMLAARFKKYIIFDQVEIEDTTETLATFHLWGDDPESELPGWNREGPDTQHIQWEEDFTVLVSRIRRSANVGLDIHLLRSKVLDFYEFMKLEEAAWEELQMERILAGVPDAYIDGFNGHLPQECGMEFAVSYQKGCYIGQEIMARVEARGNTRNHLVRLRGEDIPSFAEITLDGKVVGTTGISLGDTCLAVLRKEIEFGTPVTIEEASAQPEALPVLSLV is encoded by the coding sequence ATGGTACGTTATACCCGCATTCCCAGTTCCAGTCTGCGTGTCACCGGACAGGACCGCCTGGATTTTCTGACCGGACAGATGACCGGAAACCTGAAAAGCGCCCTTACCCCTGGCAGGGTCCCTTCCCTGTTCCTGAACGTCAAAGGCCAGATCGAGCAGGTGGCGCAGGTGTACCGCCGGGAAAGCGACCTGTATGTGCACCTCCCAGAAGATGAAGCGGCCATGCTGGCGGCCCGGTTCAAGAAGTACATCATTTTCGATCAGGTGGAAATCGAGGACACCACCGAAACGCTGGCCACCTTCCACCTGTGGGGCGACGATCCCGAAAGCGAACTCCCAGGCTGGAACCGCGAGGGACCCGACACCCAGCACATCCAGTGGGAAGAGGACTTCACGGTGCTGGTCTCCCGCATCCGCCGGAGTGCCAATGTGGGTCTGGACATCCACCTGCTGCGCAGCAAAGTGCTGGACTTCTACGAGTTCATGAAACTGGAAGAAGCGGCCTGGGAGGAGCTGCAGATGGAACGCATCCTGGCCGGGGTTCCCGATGCCTACATTGATGGTTTCAATGGGCACCTTCCGCAGGAATGTGGCATGGAATTTGCGGTGAGTTACCAGAAAGGCTGCTACATCGGGCAGGAGATCATGGCCCGTGTGGAAGCCAGAGGCAACACCCGCAACCACCTGGTGCGCCTGCGTGGCGAGGACATCCCCAGTTTTGCCGAGATCACCCTGGACGGCAAAGTGGTGGGCACCACCGGAATCAGCCTGGGAGACACCTGTCTGGCCGTGCTGCGCAAGGAAATTGAATTTGGCACCCCCGTGACCATCGAGGAAGCTTCCGCGCAGCCCGAAGCCCTGCCTGTCCTGAGTCTGGTGTAA